The proteins below come from a single Synergistes jonesii genomic window:
- a CDS encoding TetR/AcrR family transcriptional regulator: protein MEDIAAAAGTSVGAFYYHFKCKEDLIYIWANKLDEEYYWYYQEKINDPSPGNAMDLLRGLCELSLDVYCNWGSEFASVTYSYMMRAPEVCDRMTNGNRLYYLVLSDIVKKGQEEGSIRRDIPIERIIRTVTMAVRGAIIDWCIHGGTESIKKRSSAFFKIYLDGVRPQKNTN, encoded by the coding sequence GTGGAAGATATTGCCGCCGCAGCGGGCACTTCTGTCGGTGCTTTTTATTATCATTTCAAATGCAAAGAAGACCTTATATATATTTGGGCAAATAAACTTGATGAGGAGTATTATTGGTATTATCAAGAAAAGATCAATGATCCGAGTCCAGGAAATGCAATGGATCTGTTGCGCGGCCTCTGCGAACTGTCTCTTGATGTATACTGCAACTGGGGAAGTGAATTTGCATCCGTTACATATTCTTATATGATGCGTGCGCCGGAGGTTTGTGATCGTATGACAAACGGAAACCGCCTCTATTATCTTGTCTTATCGGATATAGTTAAAAAGGGGCAGGAAGAAGGCAGCATTCGCCGCGATATTCCTATCGAGCGGATAATCAGGACGGTGACAATGGCGGTACGAGGCGCAATAATAGATTGGTGTATACATGGAGGAACGGAATCGATAAAAAAACGCAGCTCTGCATTTTTCAAAATTTATTTGGACGGGGTCCGCCCGCAGAAAAATACAAATTAG